In Papaver somniferum cultivar HN1 chromosome 1, ASM357369v1, whole genome shotgun sequence, a genomic segment contains:
- the LOC113334263 gene encoding uncharacterized protein LOC113334263, translated as MNIVNSKMDTLMEHVLGTKGKNVQPSVEPVNGSSTSKSSVGTSSVSPTYVPSTSSGSCELRNMNFEVVAIATIVTDDTKGIFHGYKLDVEREAKVILIKIVMPNTPIYKSGKQDGANIFEDVMEGGYLVWPKSLIIYECRS; from the exons ATGAATATTGTGAATTCCAAGATGGACACTTTAATGGAACAT GTCTTAGGCACAAAGGGAAAGAATGTCCAGCCTTCTGTTGAACCGGTAAATGGATCATCAACAAGCAAGTCGTCTGTGGGCACTTCGTCTGTTTCACCTACCTATGTTCCATCAACATCTTCTGGGAGCTGCGAACTAAGAAATATGAACTTCGAAGTAGTTGCTATCGCAACCATAGTTACTGATGACACAAAGGGTATTTTCCATGGTTATAAGTTAGATGTAGAGCGCGAAGCAAAAGTTATTCTAATCAAGATTGTGATGCCTAATACACCAATTTACAAGTCTGGGAAACAAGATGGTGCTAATATATTCGAGGATGTGATGGAAGGTGGATACTTGGTGTGGCCAAAATCGTTGATTATATACGAATGTCGATCTTAA
- the LOC113334273 gene encoding D-xylose-proton symporter-like 3, chloroplastic, which yields MLDHPHYCHTYKRVRRIVCRNLRLLGCQSSPSVKNCIRAKKENLTSDVEIQSLVSDGGASVVNQDGIFLRNCEILLFLFPALSGLIFGYDIGAISGVAISLQSPKLSGTTWFNLSSRKLDLVVTGPFYGSLMSSVLVYPIVDFQGRRRELIIASVLYTLWWFNHWLGANP from the exons ATGTTGGACCATCCTCACTATTGTCACACATATAAGAG AGTAAGAAGAATTGTATGCAGAAACCTAAGGCTATTGGGGTGTCAATCTAGTCCAAGTGTAAAAAACTGCATTAG GGCTAAGAAAGAGAATTTAACATCAGATGTGGAGATCCAGTCTTTGGTTTCTGATGGAGGAGCTTCTGTAGTGAATCAAGATGGTATTTTTTTAAGGAATTGTGAGATTCTACT GTTCTTATTTCCAGCTCTTAGTGGTTTAATTTTTGGGTATGATATTGGTGCCATTTCAGGAGTTGCTATCTCTTTGCAG TCACCAAAGCTTAGTGGGACAACATGGTTCAATCTATCTTCCAGAAAGCTTGATCTTGTG GTAACGGGTCCTTTCTATGGATCTCTTATGAGTTCCGTCCTCGTCTACCCCATTGTAGATTTTCAAG GAAGGAGACGTGAACTTATTATAGCATCTGTGCTATATACGCTTTGGTGGTTTAACCACTGGCTTGGCGCCAACCCTTAA